A genomic window from Aquitalea aquatilis includes:
- a CDS encoding phosphoglycolate phosphatase, whose product MNLKHIKAVAFDLDGTLVDSIPDLAAAANAMRQHLGLPALAEMRIQEHVGDGIASLVHRAITDERHGAAEAALWEQGFSFFVRYYHEHLSDNTSVYPGVRDGLGLLRALQLPLVVVTNKSEYLAVPLLQQLELRDAFSLVIGGDTLAEKKPSALPLQHVCDVLGINTSELAMVGDSENDILSARAAGAAAIAVSYGYADASTLQADLVIGNLAELYDLMKNN is encoded by the coding sequence ATGAATCTGAAACACATCAAAGCCGTTGCCTTCGATCTGGACGGCACCCTGGTTGACTCCATTCCCGACCTGGCTGCTGCGGCCAATGCCATGCGCCAGCATCTGGGCCTGCCGGCCCTGGCCGAGATGCGCATACAGGAGCATGTCGGCGACGGCATTGCCAGCCTGGTACACCGTGCCATTACTGATGAACGCCATGGCGCGGCGGAAGCTGCACTCTGGGAGCAGGGTTTCAGCTTTTTCGTGCGCTACTACCACGAACACCTGAGCGACAACACTAGCGTCTACCCCGGTGTGCGCGATGGCCTGGGCCTGCTGCGCGCCCTGCAACTACCGCTGGTGGTGGTCACCAATAAATCGGAATACCTGGCCGTGCCGCTGCTGCAGCAACTTGAGCTGCGCGATGCCTTCAGCCTGGTCATCGGTGGCGACACCCTGGCCGAGAAAAAACCCTCAGCCTTGCCGCTGCAGCATGTCTGCGATGTTCTGGGCATCAACACCAGCGAACTGGCCATGGTGGGCGACTCCGAGAACGACATCCTGTCCGCCCGTGCCGCCGGTGCAGCCGCCATCGCCGTCAGTTATGGCTATGCCGATGCCAGCACGCTGCAGGCCGATCTGGTCATCGGCAATCTTGCCGAACTG
- a CDS encoding SDR family NAD(P)-dependent oxidoreductase codes for MQAAIVTGASRGLGLALCAELLQRGFVVVGLARQHSEGFRQLARQYPQQLHYLRADMADSPALHGLLAEALQLLPMNAVRQLLLINNAGVVMPIASAGFYPAAELTQAIAINLTAPMLLTDALLRLSDELECQLRILCISSGAAVKAYPGWGVYGSSKAALDHFCRHVAEEQQACANPALIAAVYPGVVDTDMQAHIRDSDPAQFPNKERFDALKREGGLSTPQQAARQLADHLLSADFGHHPVLDIRHLPDQAQN; via the coding sequence ATGCAGGCCGCCATCGTCACCGGAGCCTCGCGCGGACTGGGTCTGGCACTGTGTGCCGAGCTGCTGCAGCGCGGCTTTGTGGTGGTGGGACTGGCCAGACAGCATAGCGAGGGGTTTCGCCAGCTGGCACGGCAATATCCGCAACAGCTGCACTACCTGCGCGCCGACATGGCCGACAGCCCTGCCCTGCACGGCCTGCTGGCCGAGGCCTTGCAACTGCTACCGATGAATGCCGTACGGCAATTGCTGCTGATCAACAATGCCGGCGTGGTCATGCCCATTGCCAGTGCCGGCTTCTATCCGGCGGCCGAGTTGACGCAGGCCATCGCCATCAACCTGACAGCCCCCATGCTGCTGACCGATGCCCTGCTGCGCCTGAGCGACGAGCTGGAATGTCAGCTGCGCATCCTGTGCATCTCATCGGGTGCGGCGGTAAAAGCCTACCCGGGCTGGGGCGTATATGGCAGCAGCAAGGCCGCGCTCGACCACTTCTGTCGCCATGTGGCGGAAGAACAGCAAGCCTGCGCCAACCCGGCGCTGATTGCCGCCGTCTATCCTGGCGTGGTAGACACCGACATGCAGGCGCACATTCGCGACAGTGACCCGGCCCAGTTCCCCAACAAGGAACGGTTCGACGCCCTCAAGCGCGAAGGCGGCCTCAGCACGCCGCAACAGGCCGCCCGCCAACTGGCCGACCACCTGCTCAGCGCAGACTTCGGCCACCACCCCGTACTCGACATCCGCCATTTGCCGGATCAAGCCCAGAACTGA
- the rpe gene encoding ribulose-phosphate 3-epimerase — translation MRDFRIAPSLLSADFACLGQEVRDVIAAGADIIHFDVMDNHYVPNLTVGPLVCEAIRPHTQAPIDVHLMVKPVDSLAPMFAKAGADIITFHPEASEHIDRTLGLIKESGCKAGLVFNPGTSLSYLDHVMDKIDMVLIMSVNPGFGGQSFIPHALEKVRAARQRIDEYTAKHGGEIWLEVDGGIKVDNIAAVAAAGADTFVAGSAIYGQPDYQAVIAAMRAELAKVA, via the coding sequence ATGCGCGACTTCCGTATTGCCCCCAGCCTCCTTTCCGCCGATTTCGCCTGTCTGGGCCAGGAGGTGCGCGATGTCATCGCCGCCGGAGCCGACATCATTCACTTCGATGTCATGGACAATCACTATGTACCGAATCTGACGGTAGGCCCTCTGGTATGTGAAGCCATCCGCCCGCATACACAAGCCCCCATCGACGTGCACCTGATGGTGAAGCCGGTGGACAGCCTGGCCCCGATGTTCGCCAAGGCCGGCGCCGATATCATCACCTTTCACCCGGAAGCATCCGAACACATCGACCGCACCCTGGGCCTGATCAAGGAGTCCGGCTGCAAGGCGGGCCTGGTATTCAATCCGGGCACCTCGCTGTCTTACCTTGACCATGTGATGGACAAGATCGACATGGTGCTGATCATGTCGGTGAATCCGGGCTTTGGCGGCCAGTCGTTCATTCCGCATGCACTGGAAAAAGTACGCGCCGCACGCCAGCGCATCGACGAGTATACCGCCAAGCATGGCGGCGAGATCTGGCTGGAAGTCGATGGCGGCATCAAGGTCGACAATATTGCCGCCGTGGCTGCCGCCGGGGCCGACACCTTTGTCGCCGGCTCGGCCATTTACGGCCAGCCGGACTATCAGGCAGTGATTGCCGCCATGCGTGCCGAACTGGCAAAGGTGGCCTGA
- the apaG gene encoding Co2+/Mg2+ efflux protein ApaG, with translation MPDKSYQIEVEAEPHYIAEQSNVATDVYVFAYRIRLTNTGSEPAQLVSRHWIIVDANNQEQEVRGMGVVGEQPRLEPGQSFEYSSATHLKTPYGSMRGSYQMLADDGKRFDVTIPEMTLVAPRVLH, from the coding sequence ATGCCAGATAAAAGCTACCAGATAGAGGTGGAGGCCGAACCACATTACATCGCCGAGCAGTCCAACGTGGCGACCGATGTTTATGTGTTCGCATATCGCATCCGCCTGACCAATACCGGCAGCGAACCCGCCCAACTGGTTAGCCGCCACTGGATCATTGTCGATGCCAACAATCAGGAGCAGGAAGTGCGCGGCATGGGCGTGGTGGGCGAGCAGCCACGACTGGAGCCAGGCCAGTCCTTCGAATACAGCAGTGCCACCCACCTGAAGACGCCGTATGGTTCCATGCGCGGCAGTTACCAGATGCTGGCCGATGACGGCAAGCGTTTCGATGTGACCATCCCCGAAATGACGCTGGTGGCACCGCGCGTATTGCATTGA
- a CDS encoding ABCB family ABC transporter ATP-binding protein/permease, producing MRFTHSGPAPGNRNDLQTLKTLLPYLWAFKGRVVLALACMILAKVAAVTVPLYLKDIVDQLSVPATLLAVPVMALVGYGVARLTSSVLGELRDAVFARVIQGAVRSVARSVFQHLFRLSLRFHLERQTGGMSRDIERGTKGIGFLLNFTVFNILPTLLEIGMVSAILFRRYAWEFAAVTLATIAIYIVFTLVVTEWRTVFRRSMNDLDSKANAKAIDALINYETVKYFNNEGYEEARYDRNLAAWEASAIKNQVSLSMLNAGQGIIIASGVTLIMVLAARGVVSHSMTVGDVVLVATFITQLYAPLNFLGFVYREIKHSLADIERMFGLLSTNKEVDDAPGAQWLDTRQASIRFAGVEFGYDSKRTILHGLSFEIPAGSSLAVVGASGAGKSTLSRLLFRFYDVGRGSISINGTDIRQLRQDSLRGHIGIVPQDTVLFNDSIYYNIAYGRPDASRDEVMEAARSAHIHDFVMSLPDGYDTQVGERGLKLSGGEKQRVAIARTILKNPPILIFDEATSALDSRTEKAIQQELAAISANRTTLIIAHRLSTIVDADQIIVMEDGRVLERGNHRELVEHGGRYAEMWHLQQEQQAGALTP from the coding sequence ATGCGTTTCACCCATAGCGGTCCGGCTCCCGGCAATCGCAACGATTTGCAAACCCTCAAGACGCTGCTGCCTTATCTGTGGGCTTTCAAGGGCCGGGTCGTGCTGGCGCTGGCCTGCATGATTCTGGCCAAGGTGGCGGCAGTCACGGTGCCGCTCTATCTGAAAGACATCGTCGATCAACTCTCCGTGCCGGCCACCTTGCTGGCGGTGCCGGTGATGGCACTGGTGGGCTATGGCGTGGCCAGGCTCACTTCCAGTGTGCTGGGAGAGCTGCGCGATGCGGTATTTGCCCGGGTCATCCAGGGTGCGGTACGCAGTGTGGCGCGTAGTGTATTCCAGCACCTGTTTCGCCTGTCGCTGCGTTTCCATCTGGAGCGTCAGACGGGCGGCATGAGCCGCGACATCGAGCGCGGTACCAAGGGTATTGGTTTCCTGCTCAATTTCACCGTGTTCAACATTCTGCCGACATTGCTGGAAATCGGCATGGTGTCGGCCATTCTGTTTCGCCGCTATGCCTGGGAATTTGCTGCGGTAACACTGGCCACCATTGCCATCTACATCGTGTTTACCCTGGTGGTGACCGAGTGGCGCACCGTGTTTCGTCGCAGCATGAACGATCTGGATTCCAAGGCCAATGCCAAGGCCATCGATGCGCTGATCAATTACGAAACCGTCAAATACTTCAATAACGAAGGCTATGAAGAGGCGCGTTATGACCGCAATCTGGCGGCCTGGGAAGCCTCCGCCATCAAGAATCAGGTATCGCTGTCCATGCTGAATGCCGGGCAGGGCATCATCATTGCCAGCGGCGTCACCCTGATCATGGTGCTGGCGGCGCGTGGCGTGGTGAGTCACAGCATGACGGTTGGTGATGTGGTGCTGGTGGCTACCTTCATTACCCAGCTGTATGCGCCGCTGAATTTCCTGGGCTTTGTCTATCGCGAGATCAAGCACTCACTGGCGGATATCGAACGCATGTTCGGCCTGCTTTCCACCAATAAGGAAGTGGATGATGCGCCGGGCGCGCAATGGCTGGATACGCGACAGGCCAGTATCCGTTTTGCTGGTGTGGAGTTTGGCTATGACAGCAAACGCACCATTCTGCATGGTCTGAGTTTCGAGATTCCGGCCGGCAGTTCGCTGGCGGTGGTGGGTGCCAGTGGTGCGGGTAAATCGACCCTGTCGCGCTTGCTGTTCCGTTTTTATGATGTGGGTCGCGGCAGCATCAGCATCAACGGCACGGATATTCGCCAACTGCGCCAGGACAGCCTGCGTGGCCATATCGGCATCGTGCCGCAGGATACCGTGCTGTTTAACGACAGCATCTATTACAACATCGCCTATGGCCGACCGGACGCCAGCCGCGACGAGGTGATGGAAGCGGCGCGTTCGGCGCACATTCACGACTTCGTCATGAGCCTGCCCGATGGTTACGACACTCAGGTGGGCGAGCGCGGGCTGAAGCTGTCCGGCGGCGAAAAGCAACGGGTGGCCATTGCGCGCACCATTCTGAAAAATCCGCCCATCCTGATTTTTGACGAGGCCACCAGCGCGCTGGACTCGCGTACCGAGAAAGCGATTCAGCAAGAGCTGGCTGCGATCTCGGCCAATCGCACCACGCTGATCATCGCCCACCGCTTGTCTACCATCGTCGATGCCGATCAGATCATCGTGATGGAAGATGGCCGGGTGCTGGAGCGTGGCAAT